The sequence ACCTACTACGACCATGCCGACTGGGCCGATGCGAAGGTGACGTGTCAGGCATTGGAACCCAGTGGGACGGTGTATGTGAGCGACCTGGCGTACACCTCGGCCACGAATGGCTGGGGGCCGGTCGAGATCGACCGCAGCAACGGCGAACAGAAACAGTTCGATGGCAGGCCGCTCACGGTCAACGGCGACGTCTTTGCCAAAGGACTGGGAGTGCACTCCGGCTCGGCGATCACCTACGGCCTGGGCGGCGCGTGTCAGGCTTTCGTGTCCGGCATCGCTATAGACGATGAAACCCAGGGCCGCGGCACGGTCATGTTTCAGGTGTACGGCGATGGCCGCAAGCTCTTTGAGAGCCCCACGCTGGGCGGCAACTTCGGCACTCCACTGAACCGCGTGGCCGTCGACCTCACCGGGGTTCAGCAGCTCCGGCTGGTCGTGACGGATGCCGGCGATGGGAAGAGTTTCGACCATGCCGACTGGGTTGACGCAAAACTCGCCTGCACGCCAGCCGGGACGTCGGGGGCCACCGATCCAGCCTTCGGCACGAACGGGCACGCCAACGTGGGCAGTGTGGACAGCGTGGTGGAGCCCGGTAATTCTGTGGTGCTCCTGGGCAAAGACTTCAGCGTGAAACGCCTGTCCTCTGCAGGCACCGTGAGTGCGGCTGGTGCAGTCAGCGTACCTGGCGGCACCGCCTCTGCTATCGCCCGACAGGCGAACGGGAACCTCGTGGCGGTCGGGCAGGCGAACAACATGGTCGTGGTCGTCCGGTACCTGCCCACTCTTCAGCCCGACCCCAGCTTCGGCACGGGCGGTGTGAAGGTGATGCAGTACGGAGTCATGGTGAATGACGTCCCGGCAGCATCGAGTGCCCGGGACGTCACGGTTCAGGCGGATGGGAAAGTTGTTCTGGTCGGGACATCCACCGAGTCGTACCTCGACTATGACGTTCCAGGCTCGACACTCGACTATTTGATCGCCCGCCTGAACGTGGACGGTCTCCCCGATCCGACGTTTGGCCAGGACGGGAAGTTTACCCTTTCAAGTAGTTCTTACACCGATTGCCTGCCAAAGGAGCTGGACGACCTTATGACCGCTGTGGCTGTACAGGCCGACGGCAGGATTGTGGCGGCCGGGAATTCCGATTGTGTGGGAGGCTATGTCCCGACCGTTCTGAGGCTGACTGCGGACGGGAAGCTCGATCCCACATTCTCCGGCGATGGCATCGCGTTCGCTTCTCCTCAGGGTGACAACGGCTACGGCGACTTCACGCGGGCGCTGCTGGTCCAGCCGGACGGGAAGATCGTGATCGGAGGAGCCACCCAGCGGTTCCAGACCACCGCGTTCATCGGGCGACTGACGGCGGCCGGAGAACCTGACGGCGGCCTGGTCTTCCAGATCGCTGACAACTTCTATGATGTCGGTTCTGTGTATAGCCTGGCCCGCCAGAACGACGGCAAGATCGTCTTTGGAGCGCTGTCGCCCAACCTCAGGCACCTGGGCCGCCTGAACGCGGATCTCACCCTGGATACCTCGTTTGGCGGCCTGGGCACCGGCTACCTGTACCTGGATACAGCCGTCACGTCCGTGAATATTGACCCTGTCGGGCGGATCGTAGCCAGCGGAACGACTGATACGGTGCGTGTCCTGCCCTGACCGTCCTGAGTGTTCTGACGCTATACCCTCCACGTATGCTCAAGCACGTCTCTTTCCTTAGCGGCGACCTGCCCGCCACGCTGGCCTTCTATGAGCGGCTGGGCGGCGTGATCGAGAAGGACGTGACGACCTCTGAGGGCTACCGGCGGGCCGTGATCCGGCTGGGCGAGGGCCGGGTGCAGTTCTTCCAGATCGCGCACGAGGTTCCCATGCCGCACACGCACTGGGCCGAGCACCTCGCGCTTCACGTGTCGGGGCTCGCGTCGCTGCTTTCCGACCTGCGCGCTTCCGGCGTGACTATTACCCGTGATCTTCAGCCCAGCCCTGGCGGGAGGGATATGGCGTTTGTGCTCGATCCGGACGGGCGTCAGGTGGAACTGCTGGAGGCCGGCGCGTAGGCCGCTACGGTCCGTCGGTGTAGATGCGGCTGGGGTAGTAGTACTTCTGCAGGAGCAGTTTGCCCAGCGCCACGGTCGGCACGGCCAGCAGCGCGCCCGCGAACCCGAGCAGCGCCACGCCGACCAGAATGGCGAGCAGCACGGTAATAGGGTGCAAGTCCGTGGTGCGGCTCAGGATGTACGGACTGAGGAAGTTCCCCTCGATCTGGTTGGCCGCCACGAACACCACGATCACCAGCACGGCCTTGAGCACGCCACCGGGCAGGGTGAGGGCCAGCAGCAGCGCAGGCGTGGCCCCGATGATCGGGCCAAGGTAGGGCACGATGTTGAAGGCCCCCGCCAGGAAGCCGATGGCGGCGGCGCTGGGAATCCCGACGATGGTCAGGCCCAGCCACACGAAAACCCCGATGAACGCGGCGATCAGCAGTTGCCCGCGCACGTACCCGCCGACGGACGTCCCGACCAGATCCGAGAGTTCCAGCACGCGCGGCTGCCACGGGCGGGGAAAGATGCCCAGGAGGGTGGAGTTCACGCGCGAGTAGTCGAGCATCAGGTACACGCTGAGCAGCAGGATCAGCAGCACCTGCCCCACCACGCCACCGATCGACACAAGGCTGCTGAACAGCGTGCCGGTCGACGACAGGGCATTCTGCAGGATAGGCACGATGTTCTTGCCCAGGTTCTCCACGTAGGTCTGGGCCGCCTGTACGATCTTCTCGCGCGCTCCCGTCAGGCCGCTCACGCCGCGACTGGTCAGCCACTGCGTGAGGTGGTCGAAGGTGTCTCCGGCCGACCCGATCAGATCCGGGAGTTTCTGGAGGAGTTGCACGAGCTGCGTACTGACGGTGACCAGGAGCGCTCCCGCCAGGGTGAACACTCCCAGGAAGATCAGCACCACGAAGAACACGCCCAGACCCCGCTTGAGTCGTCCGCGCTCCAGCCACACCAGCAGGGGATTGGCGAGGTACGCGATCAGAAAGGCCACGGCGAAGTCCACCAGCACAGACCGGATCTCCCCGGCCAGCCGCCACGCCAGGAAAATGGCGCCCAGGAACACGAGTAACCTGACCCACGGGTAATTCCAGGCATGCTGGAAGGCAGTGGGAGAGCGCTCTGTGCGCAGCGATCGGGAGGAGTTGGGGGTCGGCGCACTCACAGTGGCTTCACTGTAAGGGACGTCCGTGGGGCCGCTCCGGAGGATTGCCAGCAGATAAAGGTGAGCAGGGCGGGCAGGCCAGGCCACCCGGTGTGATCACGCGAGGCTCAGTACGCCCGGGTCACGACCTGTCCGTTCTGGCCCATGGGGGTGGCCGCCGCCCCGTTCACACTGACCCGCACGCCGCCGGCGTTCCCGGTGCGGATCACGACGCCTTTGGGAAAGCCCTTGACGCTCCCGGCTGGGGGCGTGCCCTGGTACAGCACGACCCCGCCAGGCCCAGTCACGCGCGTCCAGGACGGCGCGGCGAAGGTGACGCTGACGGCCGCGCGTGGCGCGGTGGAGGTCGTGGACGTGCTGGCGGCGGCCGGTGTGGCGGCGGTCGGCGTCACGGTGGGGGTGCTGCCGGGTCGGTTCAGGTCGGCCAGGCTGCTGCGTCCGGTGCCTGTGGCAGGCAGGGTGGCCCGCAGGTTGCGGCCCTGCTCAAGGCTGATGGACTGTTTCAGGGGCTGACGTCCGGTGAGTTCCACGCGCAGTTCCGCCCGGTCGCGCCGGTCGATGGGGAAGGCGTTCAGGGGCGTGGTGCCCAGGTCGCGGTTGTCGAGATACACGCGGGCGCCGCTCGGCACGCTCTTGACCGTGAGTTTCACGGTGGTCGGAGCAGGGGCAGGCGCCGGTTTGGGGGTCGTGACGGCGGCCGGCGTGGGAGCGGGCGTGGTCGCCGGGGTGGGTGCTGGAACGGTGGCCAGCGGCGCGGGTTTCATGTAGGTGCTGTACGCGTAGTACCCGCCTGCCCCGAGGACGATCACGGCGGTGAGCAGCCCGGCCAGCAGGGCGGGATTCAGACCGGTCGCGCGTTCGCCGGAGGGAACGCCGCGCAGGCTCTGGGCGACTTCCGGGGTGGGGGGCACACTGCGGTCGAATTCCGCGATCAGGGGTGTGGGGTCGAGATTCAGTTCACGGGCGTACCGTTGCAGATACGAACGGGCAAAGGTGCGTTCAGGCAGCAGGGCCGTGTTGCCTTCCTCCAGGGCACGGAGGTAGTCGCCGCGGATCTTGGTGCGCATGGAAAGTTCCTGGGTGCTGAGTCCCAGGGCCTCGCGGGCTTGTTTCAGCGTGCTGCCGAAGCTCATGATGCCTACCTTAACCTTTTTGCCCGTGCCCGGTCGGCCGGGCATGTGGGCAACGCAGGGCCGTTGTCCAGACGGAGCGACCGGTGAGCGGGCCTCCAGGGTTTCCCTGGCCCTGCTTTCAAGTGGGGTTCGTCAGCGCTGTGCGTCAGACGTCACCTACGGCGCCCTGCCGGATCACCCGCGTGCCGTCCGGACTCAGCCGTCGTAGGGCCGTCCGAGCGCTTTGGGCGCCCGGCTGCGACCCGTGAGGATCAGGGCCAGGATGGTGATCAGGTACGGCAGGGCACTGACCAGCGTGGGGGGCAGCAGATCCGTGCCGCCTAGCGCGATCGACAGGGCCTGGAGGAAACCGAACAGCACCGTGGCCCCCAGCACGCCCAGAGGCTTCCACTGCCCGAAGATCAGGGCCGCAAGCGCGATGAAGCCCCCGCCGGCGCTGATGTTGCGCACGTACGAGTCGAGATTCCCGATGCTCAGGAACACCCCGGCGGTGCCGGCCAGCACGCCCGACAGGATCACGGCCGAGTAGCGCATGCGCCGCACGTTGATGCCCATGCTGGCCGCCGCGCCCGGCTGCTCCCCGGTGGCGCGCAGCCGCAGGCCGTAGGGCGTGCGGTACAGCACGTACCACGTCAGGGCCACGACCAGGAACGCGAAGTACACGGGGGGCGAGAAGCGCAACTCGCCCACGCCCCACAGCGGCAGGCCCTGGTTGAGCTTGGGACTCTCGGTGGACGTCTGGTACAGCGCGGTCAGGATCACGGCGGGCACGCCGGAGGCGAGCAGGTTGATGGCCGTGCCGCTGATCACCTGATCGGCGCGGTACTTGATGCTCAGCACCGCGTGAATCCACGCGATCAGGCCGCCGACGATCATGCCGGCCAGCCAGCCGAACCAGGGGGCCAGGGCGCCCAGGCTGGGCTCCAGGATCTTGGCACTGACGGCGCCGGCCAGCGCCCCGAAGATGATCAATCCGTCCAGGGCGATGTTCACCACGCCGCTGCGCTCGCTGAACAGGCCGCCGAGGGCCGTGAGCAGCAGCGGCACCACCGATCGGATGAACGTCGCCAGGAAGGCGGTGGTCAGGAGTTGCGCGAACAGACCTTCCATCAGCGGCCTCCTTCCCGGGTGATGTCCTCACTCGCCTGCCCGACATTCGGGCTGGGCGTGGCCCGCTCATGGGCCGCCTGCTCCGGCGTGAGCTGCGCGCCTGGGGGTGGGCCGCCTGCCCCTGCGGCCAGGAGCTGCGGGGGCGGCGGATCGATGAGCCGGCGGCTCAGGAAGCCCCCGGCGGCAATGAACAGCACGATCAGGGCCTTGAGCACCGTCACGATGTCGCGGTTCACGTTCTCCAGCTGCCGGGACACTTCCAGGCCGCCCGTGTCTACCGTGCCGAACAGCAGGCTGGACACGACCACGCCCGCCGGGGTGTTCTGGCCCATCAGGGCCACGGCGATCCCGTCGAAGCCGACGTTCACCGGCATGTTGCCCTTCAGGCGGTACTCGTCGAGCGCGCCGCCGTTCACGTAGTGCAGTCCGGCCAGCCCCGCGAACATCCCAGCGATGGTCATGGCCAGTACCGTGCCGCGGGCCACACTGATCCCGCCGTACTCGGCGGCCTTGGGCGAGAGGCCCACCGCGCGCAGGGCGTAGCCGGTCGCGGTGCGCCACATCAGCGTGCCGAAGAAGACCACGCACACCAGCGCGATCAGGAACGACGCGTTGAGCTGTGACCCGGCGATGTTGACGGGAATCCCGATCCGCCATGTCAGCGCGCCGAGCACCACGGCGGCCACCAGGGCCAGCAGCGTCCGGCGCGTCTTCAGCAACGCCCGCGCCACGAAGAAGGCCACGACCGCGACCAGCAGCCCGATGCTGATGGCCGTCTGCCCGCCGGAACCCACGTTCAGGAGTTGCAGCATGGTGGGCAGCCGCGCGCCCGGCTGGAGCAGTTCACTGCGCGCCTCGAAGCCCTCGGCCTTGAGGCCCAGGTGGTACGTGCGGCCCAGGAAGGGAAAGGTGTCGGTGCCGATCAGGAAGATGAACACCGCCGAGGCGATGTAATTGAGCATGATGGTGTTGATGACCTCGCTGGACCCGAAGCGGGCCTTCAGCAGGCCAGGGATCGCGCCCCACAGGGCCCCGAAGGCCCCGGCTGCAATGATTGACAGCGGCAGCAGGCCCCAGCCGAGCCAGTGCGGGCCATACACGCCAGCCAGCATCGCGCCGACCGCGCCCATGGTCAGCTGACCGGGCCCGCCGATGTTGAACAGGCCCGTGCGGAACGCGAAGGCCACGCTCAGGCCGGTGAAGATCAGTGGCGTGGCCAGTTTCAACGAGTCGAGCAGCGGGTTCAGACTGGTGATCGGCGCGAACAGCGAGGAGTACACGAAGTACACCAGATCGCTCTTGGCCAGCCAGCCGCCCGTGAGGCCCAGGGGTTTCCCACTCAGGTTCACGGCGGGCTGCACGACCAGCACCACGACCGCGCCCACCGCGATGGCCAGGGTGATGGCGCTGACCGGTACCAGCAGACCGCGCAGGCGGTTGTAGCGCTCATGCCACCACGCGCGCGCGTCCAGGCCCGCTCCGGCCGCGATCAGGCCGCCCAGCAGCGGCAGGAACAGCCCCAGGTTCATGCCGCCGCCCGCGTAGAAGTTCCGAAGCTGCCGTTTGGCCCCGGCGCGCAGGGTCGTGTCGGCCATCACCCGGCTCACCTGCTCGTTCAGGGTCGAGTCCAGCCGCAGGACAGCCACCCCGGCCAGCACGAAGGCCAGCAGCGCCGTGATCCACAGCCACGGCGCGCGCCTCAGGGCCCCGACCACGGTGGCGACCAGCAGTGCCAGCGTGGCCCACCCCAGGCCCAGGATGATCCCGGTGGGGGGCAGGGGGGCCTGCTGGTACGAGGACAGATTCAGGACGCGGCCGCTCAGATGCAGCAACACGGCGTCCGCGTCCGTGCCGCCCCGGCCCAGGCTCGCCAGCGGGAACAGGAGCATGCCGGCGGCCGCCACGGCGGCGGCGATCAGCGCGATACGCGCGCTGTCCCCGGACGGGCGAAAGTCAGGAACGGTGGTCACGTCGCCATTGTAAGGGGCCGCCCTGGTCCCGGCGAGTTCCGGTGACGGCGTGCAGGTGCGGGGCTGCTATGCTCCCGGATGCTATGGAACGTACGTTTGCCATGATCAAGCCCGACGGTGTCCGCCGGGGCCTCACGCCCGAGATTCTCGCCCGCATCGCCCGCAAGGGCTACCGCGTGGTCGGCCTGAAACTGATGGTGATTCCGCGCGCCACGGCCGAGTCCCACTACGCCGAGCACAAGGAGCGGCCCTTCTTCGGGGAACTCGTGGAGTTCATCACGGGCGGACCGGTCGTCGCCATCGCGCTGGAAGGGGAGAACGCCATCTCCGGCTGGCGCGGCATGATGGGCGCCACGAACCCGGCGAACGCGGCGCCCGGCACCATCCGCGCGGACTTCGCCACGACCACCGGCGAGAACGTCACACACGGCAGCGACAGCCCGGACAGCGCCGCGCGGGAACTGGGGCTGTTCTTCCAGAGCGGTGAACTGCTGGCGTGAAGCCTTCACGAACGGCCGCGCCCATATCCGCCGGCGGGTGAATCCGAACGGTGAGGCGTCCAGGGCGGCGCCCACGCGCTCGCTGTGGCGGGCCGGTGACCTCCGCAGGTTCGGCGGCCGGGGGGGCCTCCCCCCCTGGACGCCCAGCTGGACGGCGAATGCAAGGTTCCTGTGACGCCTGGCTCCCTAGCATCGCGCTGAGGTCATGTCGAGGCGGATCACACCACTTCAGGAATTGTTGCTGCGCAGTCAGCAGTCCATCGTGTATTCGGGGAGCGCCGCGTACATCCTGTATGCCCTGCTGACCTCCGTCATCGATCCGCCCGGCAGCTTTCCCGTGGCCTACCAGATCCCCAAATACTGGGCGGCCCTGTGCGCGCTGGCGACCATCGTGGCGGTCGCCTCGGCCCCGCACCGCCTGAAGCAGGTGTACCTGACCACGACCATCGCGTACGTGGTCGTCGCGCTGGTCGAGGTGCCGCGCGCCGTTGCTTCCGGCGAGCTGCCGCTGCACCTGGCCCTGTGGCTCACGCTGAATGTCCTGGTGTCCTTCGTGGTCTTCGGGGCGCGGCAGGGCGCAGTTCTGAACGCGGCCAGTCTCTGTGCGCTGCTGGGCGTGCTCCTGGCCCACGGGCCGCTGGCCGCAACGCCGCTCGCCGACTGGGTGACGGCGGCCATCGTCATGGGCGTGACCGGCCTGGGCGCGTTCATCCTGATGACCTTCATCGAGAACAACCTGCTCCAGCACGAGCAGGACAGCGAGAAACTCCGCGCCGCCCGACAGGATGCCGTGACCGACGTGTACGGACGCGGCGCGATCGAGGAAGAGCTGCAGTACGCCATGGAGCACGCCCAGCGCATCAATTCGCCCATGAGCATCATCGTGACCGACATCGACCACTTCAAACTGGTCAACGACCAGCACGGGCACGCCTTCGGCGACGACGTCCTGCGGGCGGTGGGCAAGCGACTGCGCCGCAACGTCGGCGGAATCGGCGGCATGGTCGGTCGCTGGGGCGGCGAGGAATTCATCGTGGTGCTGCCCGGCGTGGCGAAACCCGACGCCCTGGTGCTGGCCGAACGCCTGCGCCGCGAGATCGGCGACACACCCCTGGCCGGGCTGCCGGTCACGGCGAGTTTCGGCGTGTCATCGTACCGGGGCACCGGCGACACGCCGGATCAGCTGTTCGGCCGGGCCGATATGGCCATGTACGAGGCCAAACGCGCCGGCCGGAACGCCGTGCGCTGAAGAGCGCTACCTGAAGGCGTTCAGCAGGGCCGGTTCCCGCTGGGCGGCGTAGCCGCGCGTCAGCAGGTGCAGGCCGGCACCCGACTGGAGCACCAGCACGTCCTTCAGGCCGGAACTGGCGGCCGGGCGCAGGCCGACGCCTTGTGGAGTCGTGACCGTCCGGGCGCCCGCGCCGGCGGCGTCCTGCGCGCTGAACTTCGGCTGCTGGATGACCAGATCCCAGGCCTGGGCGCGCGAATCGCCATCGTAGGTGATGGTCATCGCGGCGGCGTCCAGCGGAGGATGGGTCGTCCACACGACCCGGCGCAGGCCCCCGGCGATCCGGTCGCGCTGATCCGCCTGGGCGTCGTAGGAGCCGTTCGCGGCGAAGACCAGCCGCTGCTCCAGGGTGTCTGCGGCCGGACTGCGGTGGCATGCTCCCAGCAGCAGCGCGGCGACCAGCAGGGGGGCGGAACGCAGCATGCGCGCACCATACGGCCACGGTGCTCGGCGTGCCATGTGCAAACATCCCGGCATGGACGCCCACCGCCTGAGTCTGACCGTGACCGGCGCGTTGCTGCTGCTGCTCCTGGCGCTGGGCCTGAGCCTGCAACTCGGCTACCGGCGGAACGCGGCCCGCTGGCCGCACCACGCGCTGTACTTCGCCGTGGTGGCCGGAACAGGGCTGGCTGCGCTGCTCACCCTGACCGCTGGCCGCCGGTGGTGGGCACTGCTGCCCGCGCTGGTGCTGCTGCTGGGCATGCCGCGAACCCGTCCCGGCCGGTCTGCCCACTGGCGGCTGGCCCTGGCGGCGGCCCTGGCCTACGCGCTGGGCAGCTGGGGAGCGTGGTAGGCCGTCCGGTGGGAGGGCTGCTAGCCTGACGGCATGGAACTCATCGAGGGGATGCTGGCCCGGCGCACCACCAACGGCCCCTTCCGCCCGGATCCGGTCAGCCGCGAGCACCAGCACGCGCTCATGCGGGTGGCGCAGGCGGCCCCGAGTCACTTCAACTCTCAGCCGTGGCGCTTCGTGCTCGTCGAGCACCCGGACACCATCGCGCGGGTCGCGCAGCTCAGCGGCGACAGCATGACCGAGCTGATCGAGGCCGGCGTGTTCTTCGAGCGCTACCGCCGGTACTTCCGCTTCAGCGCCCAGGAGATGGACGAGCGGCGCGACGGCATCCACATCGACCACCTGCCGGGACCGCTGCGGCCCTTCACGCGGCAGATCTTCAGCGACGCGGGCCTGAAGCTCATGCGGCAGCTCGGCGTGCCGAAAAAACTTGGCGAGGACAACCGCCGGCTGGTCGCCGGGAGCCCGCTGCTGCTGGCGGCGCTGCTCGACAAGACCGAGTACCGGCCCGGCGAGCTGTCCGGCTTCTACTCGGTGTTCGGGCTGGGCGCGGCCATCGAGAACATCTGGAATGCGGTGGGAGTCCTCGGCATGGGCATCCAGTTCATCTCCACCCCCATGGAGATTCCCCGCCAGTGGCAGGCCATGCAGCAGCTCCTGCGCGTGCCCGACGGTCTGGAACTCATGGCCGTGTACCGCCTGGGCTACCTGCCGGACGATCACGCACGGCCCAGCATCGACTGGAGCAGCCGCCACCGCAAGCGGTTGGAGCAGTTCGTGTTCCGCGAGACCTGCGACGTGCCCGAAGCGGAGCCCGCCCCGTGACGCCCCTGCGCCTGCTGCACGTTGGCCTGGGCGGCTGGGGACGCTCGTGGATGACCGTCACGGCCGCCGAGCAGGGTGTAGAGGTCGTGGGTCTCGTCGATGGCAGTGCGGCGGCCCTCGACCTCGCGCAGGCCCAGGCGACCACGCCCACCTTCGCCTCGCTGGACGACGCGCTGCGCCACACTGACGCGCAGGCCGTCCTGGTAACCACGAACGCCGTGGGACACGCGCCCGTGGCCCTCGCGGCGCTGGAGGCGGGCCTGCCGGTGCTGATCGAGAAGCCCTTCGCTACCACCGTCGAGGAGGCCCGCGCCGTCGTGGACGCTGCCGCCGCGAGAGGGCTGCCGCTGATGGTCAGCCAGAACTACCGCTTTCACCCGGCCGCGCAGGCCGCCGCCGCCTGGGTGCACGCCGCGCCCTATGGCGAGGTCGGCGCGGTGGAGGTCGAGTTCCGCCGCGACAGCGCCCGCACGGCCGCCAGCGCGCACCACCTGCTGCCGCACCCGCTGCTGCTCGACATGGCCATCCACCACTTCGACCTGATGCGCTTCGTGCTGGGCCGCGAGGCGTTCAGCATCGACTGTCACGCCTTCAACCCGCCGTGGAGTCCCTTCCGCGATCCGGCCTCCGCGTTCGCCACCCTGGAGTTCCAGGGGGGCGTGGCCGTCAGTTACCGGGGCACCTGGGCCAGTTCCGGCGTCAAGACGCCCTGGGCCGGCGAGTGGCGGCTCGACGCGCGGAACGCCGAACTGACGTGGACGGGCCGCGATGACCCGCCCGCCGACCGCGCCACCGTCCGACCCGTCGGCAAGCGGCCCCGCGCGCTGCCGTTGCCGCCAGTGGCGCACCTCGACCGGGCGGGCGCCCTGGCAGAATTCGTCCAGGCTGTCCGGGACGGGCGCGAACCGCACAGCAGCGGGCGCGACAACCTCGGCAGCCTCGCGCTGGCCCTGGCCGCCATCCGTTCCGCACAGGAACGCCGGATCGTCCTGCTGTCCGAACTGCTGGACGGGTAACGGCGTCCGGGATCGGAGCGTGAAGGGACGGTCAGCAGGCGGGGGGAGCAGGCGGCAGGGCGCGGGTGCAGAATGCCGCCGGAGGATGTACCCATGACCGACACCACCTCAACCCTGAACGCCGCGCAGAGCGGCACCTTCCAGATCGGCGGCGACCTCAGCGTGAACCGGCTGGGCTACGGGGCCATGCGGATCACCGGCACCGGCATCTGGGGCGACCCCGCCGATCCCCAGGCGGCCCTCGCCACGCTGCGCCGCCTGCCGGAACTGGGCGTGAACTTCATTGACACCGCCGACAGCTACGGCCCGGCCGTCAGCGAGGAACTGATCCGCCAGGCGCTGCACCCCTACGACACGGTCGTGATCGCCACCAAGGGCGGCCTGACCCGCACCGGCCCGGACGTCTGGATTCCCGTGGGCCGCCCCGAGTACCTCAAGCAGCAGGCCTACATCAGCCGCCGCCGTCTGGGCGTCGAACGCATCGACCTGTGGCAACTGCACCGCATCGACTCCAAGGTGCCCGCCGACGAGCAGTTCGGCGCGATCCGGGAACTGATCGACGAGGGCGTCATCCGCCACGCGGGCCTGTCGGAGGTCAGCGTCGCCGAGATCGAGGCCGCGCGCAAGGTGTTCCCGGTGTCCACCGTGCAGAA comes from Deinococcus sp. KSM4-11 and encodes:
- a CDS encoding nitroreductase family protein; its protein translation is MELIEGMLARRTTNGPFRPDPVSREHQHALMRVAQAAPSHFNSQPWRFVLVEHPDTIARVAQLSGDSMTELIEAGVFFERYRRYFRFSAQEMDERRDGIHIDHLPGPLRPFTRQIFSDAGLKLMRQLGVPKKLGEDNRRLVAGSPLLLAALLDKTEYRPGELSGFYSVFGLGAAIENIWNAVGVLGMGIQFISTPMEIPRQWQAMQQLLRVPDGLELMAVYRLGYLPDDHARPSIDWSSRHRKRLEQFVFRETCDVPEAEPAP
- a CDS encoding Gfo/Idh/MocA family protein; this encodes MTPLRLLHVGLGGWGRSWMTVTAAEQGVEVVGLVDGSAAALDLAQAQATTPTFASLDDALRHTDAQAVLVTTNAVGHAPVALAALEAGLPVLIEKPFATTVEEARAVVDAAAARGLPLMVSQNYRFHPAAQAAAAWVHAAPYGEVGAVEVEFRRDSARTAASAHHLLPHPLLLDMAIHHFDLMRFVLGREAFSIDCHAFNPPWSPFRDPASAFATLEFQGGVAVSYRGTWASSGVKTPWAGEWRLDARNAELTWTGRDDPPADRATVRPVGKRPRALPLPPVAHLDRAGALAEFVQAVRDGREPHSSGRDNLGSLALALAAIRSAQERRIVLLSELLDG
- a CDS encoding aldo/keto reductase encodes the protein MTDTTSTLNAAQSGTFQIGGDLSVNRLGYGAMRITGTGIWGDPADPQAALATLRRLPELGVNFIDTADSYGPAVSEELIRQALHPYDTVVIATKGGLTRTGPDVWIPVGRPEYLKQQAYISRRRLGVERIDLWQLHRIDSKVPADEQFGAIRELIDEGVIRHAGLSEVSVAEIEAARKVFPVSTVQNLYNLVNRKSEDVVDYCARENIGFIPWFPLAAGSLAKDGSVLSDVAGRLNASPSQVALAWVLKRSPVMLPIPGTGKVGHLEENVAAASLTLTDEDFRKLDEVGKAEWHKESQQPR